From Micromonospora rhizosphaerae, the proteins below share one genomic window:
- a CDS encoding CHAT domain-containing protein, whose product MSGRPERRPDVTVWCRTVDGGVQLRLTAADGSASLTVGLAAPDVLRACHHKFGRAIGAAADRCRTGRSLPVNAAADALSTMARAGRVFLSEALLDPEADLYRMSRFLRESCPTWRTRTPHTPLIHVLARSDQYFPWELVPLFDPVTRGRARDVAELAQVASAFTGFAVVVERSDPDRPVDDSTLDGWDRLPLRMMYDSRYPGAQQELGFFRGRGDLVRLRGPYPRDVGDETAPTVARQLCDPTLGVDGRPDGPLDQVVHFSCHCEGVGDGDRMPGYRLADEQGREVMLLLDDLVDELMRIWADPDSSPPPDRRPPMPLVFLNACGTAALDPATATSLLKPFAQNRNRGIIGTAANVPDGAAAAVSRWFYTNLLAHGMDVGQALHAAKWRLLQDWGNPLGLLYSVHAYAGLRVAPVPTYAVPVPGGDA is encoded by the coding sequence CCCCCGATGTGCTGCGCGCCTGTCACCACAAATTCGGCCGCGCCATCGGGGCGGCAGCGGACCGCTGCCGAACCGGCCGGTCCCTGCCAGTCAACGCCGCCGCGGACGCGCTGAGCACGATGGCGAGGGCCGGCCGCGTCTTCCTGTCGGAGGCGCTGCTGGACCCCGAAGCGGACCTGTACCGGATGTCGCGCTTCCTGCGGGAGTCGTGCCCCACCTGGCGGACCCGCACCCCGCACACCCCCTTGATTCACGTGCTGGCTCGCTCCGACCAGTACTTCCCGTGGGAACTGGTGCCGCTGTTCGACCCGGTCACCCGCGGCCGGGCCCGGGACGTCGCCGAGCTGGCCCAGGTCGCGTCCGCCTTCACCGGCTTCGCAGTCGTGGTCGAGCGCAGCGACCCTGACCGGCCGGTGGACGACTCCACCCTGGACGGCTGGGACCGGCTGCCCCTGCGGATGATGTACGACTCCCGTTACCCGGGCGCCCAGCAGGAGCTGGGCTTTTTCCGGGGCAGGGGGGACCTGGTCCGGCTGCGCGGTCCGTACCCGCGCGACGTCGGCGACGAGACGGCTCCCACCGTCGCCCGGCAGCTCTGCGATCCCACACTGGGCGTGGACGGGCGCCCCGACGGCCCGCTCGACCAAGTGGTGCACTTCTCCTGCCACTGCGAGGGCGTGGGCGATGGAGACCGGATGCCGGGGTACCGGCTCGCTGACGAGCAGGGCCGGGAGGTAATGCTCCTCCTGGACGACCTGGTCGACGAGTTGATGCGGATCTGGGCGGACCCGGATTCCTCTCCGCCACCCGATCGGCGGCCGCCAATGCCGCTGGTGTTCCTAAACGCTTGCGGGACCGCTGCGCTCGACCCGGCCACTGCCACGTCGCTGCTCAAGCCCTTCGCCCAGAACCGCAACCGGGGCATCATAGGGACCGCGGCGAACGTCCCGGACGGGGCCGCGGCCGCGGTGTCCCGCTGGTTCTACACCAACCTTCTAGCCCACGGGATGGATGTCGGGCAGGCCTTGCACGCGGCGAAGTGGCGGCTGCTGCAGGACTGGGGCAACCCACTCGGGCTGCTGTACTCCGTCCACGCGTACGCCGGCCTGCGGGTCGCGCCGGTACCGACGTACGCCGTACCCGTCCCGGGAGGCGACGCATGA
- a CDS encoding ArsR/SmtB family transcription factor, with amino-acid sequence MPPDIEAIAEQVFIALADPSRRGILAALASGGPATATDLADRLPITRQAIAKHLALLAEAGLVTAEPGERRRVRYRLRSAPMQVAQQFLAALARDWDRQLDALKDHLSD; translated from the coding sequence ATGCCGCCTGACATCGAGGCGATCGCCGAACAGGTCTTCATCGCCCTGGCCGACCCGAGCCGGCGCGGCATCCTTGCCGCGCTGGCTTCGGGCGGTCCTGCCACGGCCACAGACCTGGCCGATCGCCTGCCGATCACGCGGCAGGCGATCGCCAAGCACCTGGCCCTGCTTGCCGAGGCCGGCCTGGTGACGGCCGAACCGGGAGAGCGGCGCCGGGTGCGGTACCGACTCCGCTCCGCCCCGATGCAAGTGGCGCAACAGTTTCTGGCCGCGCTGGCCCGCGACTGGGACCGCCAACTCGACGCGTTGAAGGACCACCTCAGCGATTGA
- a CDS encoding SRPBCC domain-containing protein, whose protein sequence is MGFPDRIERTVELAHPPAKVWAALTTAEGLGTWFGNRATIDLRPGGSAQVTWTSGDRADLRIERVEEPTVFGFTWHIYGLPDDDPRRTYVEFTLEPVGAGTRLTVVESGFAQLPEDDYRKAYAGNTEGWASELGELVEYLNAA, encoded by the coding sequence ATGGGGTTCCCCGATCGCATCGAACGGACCGTCGAGCTCGCCCACCCACCGGCCAAGGTCTGGGCCGCGCTCACCACGGCCGAGGGACTGGGCACCTGGTTCGGCAACCGGGCGACGATCGACCTACGCCCGGGCGGGTCAGCCCAGGTGACCTGGACCAGCGGCGACCGGGCCGACCTGCGTATCGAGCGGGTCGAGGAGCCAACGGTTTTCGGCTTCACCTGGCACATCTACGGCTTGCCCGACGACGATCCGCGCCGCACCTACGTCGAGTTCACGCTCGAACCGGTCGGCGCGGGCACGCGGCTGACCGTGGTCGAGTCCGGCTTCGCCCAGTTGCCGGAAGACGACTACCGCAAGGCGTACGCCGGCAACACCGAGGGCTGGGCGAGCGAGCTGGGCGAGTTGGTCGAGTACCTCAATGCCGCCTGA
- a CDS encoding DUF1330 domain-containing protein, translated as MPKAYWINTFRSINDERKLAAYIELAGPALGAAGGKFLARGLPAHAFESGIVERTTLIEFDSVDAAVAAYNSPAYQQALRALDDGAERDLRIIEAAS; from the coding sequence ATGCCGAAGGCCTACTGGATCAACACCTTCCGGTCCATCAATGACGAGCGGAAGCTCGCCGCCTACATCGAGCTGGCCGGGCCGGCGCTGGGCGCCGCGGGCGGCAAGTTCCTGGCGCGCGGACTCCCGGCTCACGCGTTCGAGTCCGGAATCGTGGAGCGCACGACGCTGATCGAGTTCGACAGCGTCGACGCCGCTGTCGCCGCCTACAACAGCCCCGCCTACCAGCAGGCGCTGCGGGCGCTCGACGACGGAGCCGAACGCGACCTGCGCATCATCGAAGCGGCGTCCTGA
- a CDS encoding DUF2267 domain-containing protein: protein MEYQDFINAVATRAKVSTDQAAALTRATLETLADRISAGQAEDLAYQLPEGLDDCLRQAIRREQPNSLLGLEDFVQRVAERPGVDRALAAAGVRAALTTLREAVSRDEFEDTVAQLPKEFWQVIEPVGAGGLPRPGS from the coding sequence GTGGAATACCAGGATTTCATCAACGCAGTGGCCACGCGGGCAAAGGTGTCGACCGATCAGGCGGCGGCACTCACCCGCGCGACGTTGGAAACATTGGCAGATCGGATCAGCGCCGGCCAGGCTGAGGACCTTGCCTATCAGCTTCCCGAAGGGCTTGACGACTGCCTGCGCCAAGCGATTAGGCGGGAACAGCCCAACTCGTTGCTCGGGCTCGAGGATTTCGTGCAGCGGGTGGCGGAACGCCCGGGCGTCGACCGTGCGCTCGCCGCTGCCGGGGTCCGCGCGGCGCTCACCACGCTACGTGAGGCTGTTTCCCGTGACGAGTTCGAGGACACGGTGGCCCAGCTTCCGAAGGAGTTCTGGCAGGTGATCGAACCGGTGGGTGCCGGTGGCCTGCCGCGCCCCGGCTCGTAG